In Clostridium thermosuccinogenes, the genomic stretch CAAAAACTTCTCTCAAATCAAATATTGCTTTGACCAGCTAAACTCGCCCAAATTTTTCCTATACAATCTCAATATATAACACATCGTTGTCCATCGTGACAAGATATTTACCAAACACTCCCACATATTTCCCCCGGTATTCCATAGCGATTTCTCCTTTTAACTCATGAAGCATTCTTTTGTCTCTTTCATTAAGATATATGCTTCCGTCCTGGGCTATGCAGATATGCTCCGTTGAGCACGGAATTATTAATTCAGCGTAGGAAAACTTGCCTTCCTGAATTTCCTGCAAAGTCCCATATTTTATCCTTTCGACATTTCCGTTCTGGTCCCTTTCTCCCAGGTAAACAACATCCTCCACGTCCACTCCCAGAATCATGCTGTTCCCTAAATCAAGCTCCCTTTCTTCACCCTTTGAATTATACCTAACAAAAATATCTGATCCGTTCCGCTGATACAACAGGATATCACTGTAATTTAAAAGATGCATGTCCGTATCCGGGCTTACGGCCATAACATGGCTCAATTCCTCCATAATGTTGTAACAATATATCTCTGCCCTGGCCGGCCCGGCTGCCACCTTTACATACACAAGGTTTGTGAGGGTTGAGAGCTGGATATCCACAACCTTGCTGCCCTCAGGCAACCCGGATATTTCGGGGTAATCCCGGACAACCCCGCTGTCGGCGTCATAGGTTTCGACATATATATCACCCCGGACATCCCCTTTTTTCCTTGTCGAGTATATGAGCATATTCCTGTCCGGAAGCCATTTATAAAAATCCGGTACAAAGCCTTCCTGAAGCACCATTTCCTCTTCACCGCCGGCTACATCAACAATAACCAGCTCATCCCCCAGTATATAAGATGCATAGGAGGCATCAAAAGAAAGTGCGACGTGCTGTGCTCCTTCCGGAAGCTTTACTTTGCCTCCGGATTTTTGCCCGCCAATTTCCGCATATTTCACAATTTCAACATCGCTTACCCTTCCGGGGAGGTAAACCCTGTCTATAAAAGCCAGGAGCAAAAGCTGAAATGCTAATGATATAAATGCCCACACAGCTATTCTGCCAGGCTTTTTCATTCAAAATCCCCCCTGCTTTTGGGCACTACGATAAATGCAGTAGGAATTTTGCGTTCTCCCAGCCTGTCGGCAGGCTTATTGATCACCTCTCCGTTAAAAAACATCGTAGTTGATGATCCGCCATCCAGATTAACCGCATTCACAGCTCCATATTTTATCAAAATATCCTGTACATCCTTCAAGGTTGCCCCTACGGATTCAATGCTTCTGCCATCCACCACCAGAAAAAGCACCTCTCCGTTCTTTCTTTGCCCTATGGCTGTGCGTGGGGCAATCCCCCAGCCTCCATCCCCCGTAGTGATGGTAGGCTTTCCGTTCACCACCAGAGGCGGCCCAAAGCTGATTCCCTCTTTGACATTATATTTCTTGAGTTCTTCAATTGAGTGCATACCCACTATCAACATTCCATCTTCGGTAAAGGCTGCAGTATCCATCCTGACCTTTTCGCTGCCCGATTGGTTGTATATCACTTCACCCTTATGAATGATATAACCCATGGGACTTCCACCGGTTCCCACCCAGCCATTATCCGTAAAACCGCCGCCATTTATGGCAGCGACAGCATTGTTCCGACGGGCAATGCTGCTGGTGGTTTCTCCCGATACCGGCATTTTTTCGGAGTATCCCACCTCTATGCTTGTAGGATCGTATATGACCATCATCTTTCCTTTAAAATCCTTGCCTTGGATATCAAAAACTTCAATTCTGTCGCTGTGGTTTTCACCAAATTCCAGCCTCCGGACTTTCTCCCCCCTGGCAGTCGGATCAACTGCATAGCTGCTTTTTAGTATTTCTACTATCTCCTCCTCCGGAAGAAAAGTCCTGGCGACAAATTGAAATTTGGATGAGTTGATGGACATCCCCACCACCATAGCCTTCACATTGTCAAAAGGCCCATAAAAGACCAGAAGCGGGAATGTAATCGAGAACAAGACAGCCTGGAAAAGCAAGAACAGGGCAAGCCTTCCCCACAAAAACCTATTCTTTTTAACCTCTTTTTTACTTTCCATTCCTGGTACCATCGATGAGACCCCACATTTTTAATTCTTTCTGCAAGCTACCCTGCTATTTGCCGCATAGCTTCCATATATTTAATATAATAAATTTTCCGGTTATTTTAAATGTCTGATAATGGAAAAAGGAGCTTTGCGATAGGCACTCAAGCTATGAACATCATGCAATTCCATAGGCATCCAGAGCCCTGTGGCCTCGTTCAAACAACAGCCCTGCCACAAACCATGCCGGGGCAAAATCCAACCTTACCAAAGAGTCCACGGCAAAAGGCCCGGTGTAATACCATGGCTGTACCCCCAGCAAGTCTCTAAGCAGCATACCGGTAGCATACTCAATTCCCCATATTATCACGACCCAAACCAGGCCTCTGAGCGGCCATTTCCAATCCTGTATAATGTCATGAATAGGCTCCAGGAATATAGCCAGGCCGTATATGAAAAACATCCAGAGACTCGTATAGCTGCTTAAGTTTTTATCACCGCTTAATAAAGATCCAAGTCCTGTCCAGAAGACTTCAATACCCCATCCGGTAAATCCATACAAAAAGAATCTTTTATACCTAATCATATAATTATTTTAGGTGAAGAGTAATCTTTTTATAGCAGGAATATATTGCTGCTGTTTCCGGAAAATTCGGTTTTTGGTCATATTAGCATCAGCATTCCAGAACAAAGCAGTATATCTTTTGTTTATATGCAAAAACTATGGTATATTGAATCGGCATTTCATATCACACCGATCATGGGTAATAATTTGCCTTTTGGCAGTACTGGAGGTAGCAATGAAAAGCAAAAAATCAAAACCTATTACACAACCTGCCGGGTTCAAGGGGGAAAGTGTACCTGAGAAGGATGACATGGACCATGATCCAACAGGAAGATACATGAGAAAAAATCCTTATAAGACACCCCCCAACAACATGACGACAAAAGGGAAATAAAGGCATTATTCAATGCCTTTATTTTTATTTCGGCAGCATTCCTGCCATGTAGTACAAGTGGACAAAGAACACATTTTAACTGTATAATTAATATTAGCTTATATAGGTAATTGCGTATGATTGCACCGCCTGTCCTTTGCCGGACTGGCGGATCATGCAGTACAGCATGTACTGATATTGCACAGGATAGCAAGTATTAATATTACATAAAAACTGGCTATTTTAGTAGAGTTGCCTCTTTGCAGGCAAAATACTATTTTCAACTGTTTACACCGGCATGGAGAGCCTCTGCATGTGGATGATCTATATAACTAATAGAGGAAAAAAAGATTTATACACCTCTTGACTTAGATGGCCGGTAATCATTTATGTGAATGAGGGACTTGTTTCTCCCTCATCATATATAAGGAGGGATATGATGCGCAAAAAAATAATGCTTAAAATATCGGCTTTGATATTCTTGTTGTTTTTTGTTTCATCTCAGCTTTGTTTTGCTGATGATACGATACGCAACAATGCCAATATAGCACCGGAAGCAGGAAATATTCCTGATATATTGGAGAACGCCAATGTCGATATTAACGCCAGGTCCGCCATATTGGTCGACACTGCCAAGTGGCAGACTTTGTATGCGAAAAATGCTAATGAAAAGCTTCATATATCCACCGCAAACAAAATAATGACCACGCTGATAGTCATCGAAAAAGTCAACTTGTATGATAAGGTAACGATAAGCAAGGAGGCTTCGGATGCAGAAGGATCTATCCTGCATCTGGAGGCTGGAGAAAAATACTCCGTGGAAGATTTGCTTTATGCCCTGATGCTCAAATCTGCCAACGATGCTGCCAATGCCCTTGCCGAATATACTGCAGGAGATGTTGAAAAATTCGTGCAGATGATGAACGCAAAAGCTCAGGAATTAAAACTGAATGATACGGTGTTCAATAATCCCACCGGATTATACGACGAAAAGCAATATACGACAGCCTCCGATCTTTCTGTATTAATGAAGTATGCTCTGTCCAATCCGACTTTCAACAACATTTTTTCCACCCCGATTAAGCTGTGGTTCTATAGTGACAGCTCCACGGTGTTGAAAAGCCAGAATAAATTGTTCTGGAGCTACAACGGTACTGACGGTGGAAAACTTGGATACAACGAGAAGGACAAGCAATCCCTTATTTCCACAGCGACAAAAAATAACCGGCGCCTTATGGCCATTGTACTGGAGTCATCGGAAGAAACTGTCTACACTGATGCTGAAACTCTTTTGGAGTATGGTTTTACAAATTTTAAATCAGGCATCCTGGTATCAAAGGGACAAATATTAAAAAGGCAGCAGGTGGGTGATAAAACTATAAATCTGGTAAGTGGAGAAAGTGTTTATTACACCTATCCCATAGGCAGCGATTATATAAAAAGCATAAATATTAAAGTGGTCGACGAGATAACTCTCCCTGTAACAAAAAGCAACCCCCTGGGAGTAGCTACATATGTCCTGGCAGACGACACCACAATAAATGTCAACTTATATTCCGATACCGAGATATATCCTCCGCAAAGCATGAAATCACGTTTTCTCAATACCCTTATGGAGAACAAGGATATATTGTATCTGATAGCAGGACTTCTCGTGTTGGAGGTATTGGTAATTATATTCAACATAATCCGGGCTATAAGAAGAAAATTTGTTGCAAGGAAGCAAAACTAATTCCCTGCAACAAATTTATATACTTTTTCTGAAATATTGGCTATGACGTCCGGAGCTTCAGCCTCATCCACATCCTTTGACATTACCGATAATATATAGGGTTTCTCTGCATAGATAATACCGACGTCATGCACTGCACGAACCTGCGTGCCTACTTTATGAGCTACCTTTACATTCGGTGGAAGCAATTTATTCAGCCTGTCGTTAAATGCTGTGTTTTGAAGGTATTCCATTAGTTCTCCGCCAAGCTCTTCATTCTCTTTATAAAAGTCATACACCATTTTTAAATACAGGGACATATCCTTCGGACAAGAAATATTCCTGTCGTAATCGACAACAATGCCGCCCGACTGCTTCATGAATTCCCTATAAACCTTTTCTCCACCAATAAGCCGTTTTAACATGTTGGTGGCCACATTATCGCTTTCCTCTATTGAAAGCTTTGCCAGCTCTCTTACAGTATACTTCTTACCAAAGTCGACATACCTTATAACTCCCGTTCCTTCTGAATAATCCTCCTTTGTGTATGTCAATATATCATCAAGATTTATATAGCCTTTCTCAACTTTTTTATAGATAAGAAGGATTAAAGGCAATTTGGCAGTACTGGCAGCATCATATTCATCAGTATCATTTATACCGAACTCCGATCTGTCATATAGGCTATAAAAGTGGATTCCGTACTGACCTTCAAACCCTTCTATATAGTTTTCCAATTCTCTTTTTATAACTGATGTATCCATAGGCTTAGGTTCAATTGTAAAGCCTTTCTCCTGCAGATCGCCTTCCGCCTTCCTCGTTATTCTTGCTTCCAGCTTCATAGCTGCATTGCTTTGAGACATTGCCGCATCATCGCCATTACCGGTGGTTTCATAGGTATCATCCTTTGTGTCCTGCCTTTTTTCACCATCCCGGTCATTTTCAAATGCGATGAGAAATCCACCTTTCAGTCTGTCCAGTATTTCGTTATCAAACACGGCATATACTGATGTAATCAACAATGTGAATAAAATTAATGCTAAAAGCAACCTTTTCCTTTTCAACTTTCTTTTTTTTGCCCTTATCGGGCTTGACAGGTATCTATTGTATCTCATCCATGAGTCACCTCGTAAAACACTCGTGTACTCAGGCAGGTACAGCAGCAATTTGATACCTACTTTTATATAGTATTTCTAAATACTGTAAATAATACACATGCATAACATTTTTTTTAAATAGTTTAGACCAATATACCGGATATTATATAAAGTACGCAAAAAGGGAGCGAAAAATCGCCCCCTTTATATCCTTGCACCTTTTATACCTTTTCAAATCGCTCAACATTAACCACAAAAATTGTAGCACCACCGACAACCACTTCGGCAGGATATTCAGTCAAAGCCTCATCGGTTCCGTCACTGGCCAGGGATGACTCCTCCATATAATTGCTCGATGTCCTTGGCATGAACATTCTTCCCATTCCCGAAAAAGTCGATGCAGGTGTAACTGCTTGCTTCCTGCTTTTAGACTTTTTGGTGATGATATCAATAACCTTTGTCACTTTATCATCATCCACACCAACAAGGAGCGTAGTATTGCCGGACCTTAGGAATCCTCCGGTCGAAGCCAACTTGGTTGCACTAAAACCATTTTTGTTCAGCTCATCCATAACCTTACGCTCATCGTCATCGTGGACAATTGCAAAAACCAGCTTCATTATTAACCCCTCCGTTTTTAGTTTATAAATTGAAATATATTCTAAATATTGATTTTCCCCCGTAATGCATATCCTAAACCTGGTTAGCTTCCTCATGGACTCCTTTTTTTCCATCCATGTAATGCATCATGCGGTTTTTGGATATGCTTTTCTCTTTTTCCAGATAATCATTAAGTGCTTTCCTTAAGTTTAACACATCACTCATCTCAAAGTAACCCGTTTTTTTATAAATAAATTTCACAGCCCTGAGGGCACCCAAGGCAAAAGCCTTGCGCGAAAAGGATTCATGGGAAATTTCTATTTTATCTTCTTCACCGACGATCATGACCTCATGCTTTCCCACCACTCCTCCGGCACGCACCGCATTTATAGGTACATCAATTTCAGAGCTGTCGCTTCCTGATGACACCAGCCCTTTTTTGATTTCATTAGCCAATTTTATGGCTGTTCCCGAAGGTGCGTCCTTTTTATGCTTGTGATGCACTTCCGTCACCTGGAAGTCATAATTGCTGAGAATGTTGGCCATTAAATTTGACATCAGCATAAGCACATTCACTCCCAGGGTTATGTTAGGTGCATAGACTATTCCGTTGCGATATTTCCTGGACAATACAAAAAGCTTCATCATGGATATTTTTGAAAACCCTGTTGTTCCTATTACTATGTTTACCTTCATTTTGGCGAAAAGCTTCGCATTTTTTATCGTCGCCTCAGGGTTTGAAAAATCCACCACCACATCAGGCCTGGTTCTGAAAACAATCTGCTGCAGGTTATCGCAGCTATCAATTAAAATTCCTGTTTTCCCACAGCCTATAACCTCACCGAGATCCTTTCCCTTTTTGGGACTTCCAGCACTGCAAACAGCAGCTACCACCTTTATATCATCCTGCTCCAGAAAAACTCTGGCGATTTCCTTTCCCGTCCTTCCGAGACCAACTATACATACTCTAATCATAATTCTCAACATCCCTCCTGTAATAGAAAATTAAGACAATAACACCGGGTGCTATTGGAACTATTTTCATTAGCAGCATCAAATTCAAATACTACATTGTTGTATTGGAAACAATGGCTATAGCATTCCTTCAACTTCCCTGGCGAAGCCAAAAATCCACCTAATGAAGTTGCATGTGCATGGTAGGCTAATTATAAGCCAATTGCCGCACTTCGGGCGAAACAAGCGCTGCAATAATTGTTGCTTATATACCTAAATAACAAAGCAGAAATAATGTGCAATTAAATGTGAAGACAGTATAATTGCTGCAACAGGCGTATTAAAATCAGCATTCCCGGCATAAATTTTGATAGTCTCACCGATAACTATTTTGCTTTCATGCTTCCACTTGTAAACACGATATCGGCATGCACGTTTTCTTTAGTTAATTAGACTAAAACTATAAGTTAGAGTAAAAACTTTTGATATGTTTTAATGAAAATAAAGTTCCATAGCATCATAAAAGCCGCAGAGAGCATCTGCAGCTTTTGATTATTCTAAAAAGGCAAGAATAAACAATACATAAACCACCCTCTCTTTCAACGCTTACGAGGTTAGCTGCCGGATTCGGATCGAAAGAGTTGACCCTACCATATTAGAAATGTGATGCCCACGTATGCCATTCAAGCAACGTCCGATTCACTGCCTGAATTCATCGCCGGATTGTCGGCATCCATTTGCTAATAAGGATTCACCCCAGAAATTGGTTCCCCCGTTCTGTTCGATTAAGCGCAATATATTAAATTGTTTTATCGCGAGCGGAAAGCCGCTCAGGACAAATTAGCTGCTCGTGCGGGTATGCAATGCAAGAACCACACTGAGCAAATACATACAATAAATGTATTTATATTTAGTAACTGTTATTATTATATCATAAAAACCATATTTTTACCACAAAAAATTTAGAAGCATATGAATCTTTGTGAGTTCCACATCAATATTTTCAATCTCTTTTAGAGTTCATACTTAAAGGGGAGCAGATTTTGCAAAATATCCTCGCTTAAGAATATAGGCTATCTGCTTCGACTTAAGTATGCACTGGTCAGCTTTATCTGCACAGTTCAAAGACTTCTATTATTTCTTTTTTCCCAAGGGGTACATAGCCCGATATTACACGCTTGCCATAATGAGTGCATTTTTCAGCCATTTCCTCAAATTTCTCATCGGATATGTTAAGCTCCGACAGTCTTACGGGCATGCCTATGGACCTAAAATAATCCTCCGTCGCCAGGATGCCTTTCAGCGCAGTTTCCTCAGGATTCTCAAAATTCATGTCAATGTTCCAGACTCTTACGGCAAACTGGCAGAATTTCTCCACATTATGCTTGTAAACATATTTGGCCCATGCCGGGAAAATTATAGACAAACCTGCCCCATGAGCTACAAAATCATACATGCCGCTAAGTTCATGCTCCAGCTGATGGCATCTTAGGAATGATTCCCTGCCGGCTCCGGTCAGATCGTTATGGGACAGGCTTCCTGCCCACATAAGGGTCGCTCTGGCCTCATAATCCCTGGGATTCTTTATAGCAATTTCACCGGCTCTTATCACAGCTTTTAAAAGCCCTTCCGCTATGCGGTCGGTTAAGTCCACATCCTTTGTCGAAGTAAAATAGCGTTCCATGGTGTGCATCATTATATCCACAATTCCGCAACCGGTCTGGAACTTATCCACTGTATATGTAAGCTCGGGATTCATTATTGAAAAAAGCGGCCTGTTGAACTCGCTGTTAAATCCTCTTTTAAGAAGCTTGTCTTCATTGGTGATTACTGCCGATGAGCTCATTTCACTGCCGGAAGCGGCTAAAGTCAAAATTGTTCCTACCGGAAGCGCTTTATCCGGCTTTGCATTGCCAGCTGAAAATTCCCAAGGGTCAATATCGGTCAGGGCAGAAATTGCTATGACTTTGGCTGAGTCAATAACGCTCCCACCACCTACTGCCAAAACCATTTCAACGTTCTCTTTTTTACACAGCTCCGCACCGATTCTAACCAGGCTTACCTTTGGGTTGGGCTGCACTCCACCCAGTTCCACAAAATCAATTCCGTTATCCTTCAAATCCTGGACCACCTGGTCGTAAAGCCCGATTCTTTTTATGCTTCCGCCGCCATAATGCAGTAATATTTTTTTAAAGCCGTACTTTTTTATTATCTCTCCGACTTTCCTGTGGGTATCCTTGCCAAAGTACACCTTCGTTGGTGTGTAAAATTCAAAATTAAGCATAATATTACCACCCTTTTCTTAAAACTATACTGTTGTGCCGTTAATCAAAGATAGCTGAATTTACCTCCCTTGAATAAGCATTTCCTGCTGGGAGTTCAGGTATCGGAATTCAGACACAACAAGCAGAAGTATTTTTCTTTATTATACCCCAATTTAGCAAAACCATAAACAGGGTTTCCCAGTTTACTTTCGGGTATCGCCAAACCATGGCCCCATCAATATCTGTTAAAGTTAGCTGTTCCAGTGGTTTGAAGCAATCCTGCCCTTATCACACAAAAATATCATAACTGAAATTTATGATTGCATGAGCAATAGTAGGTGCAAGAATGTTATTGTCTCTGGTATACAAAAATACGAGATATACATGTATGATGCATGTAGTTATCAAATGCGGCATGTCATACATTATAAATTCGAATATCGGCATATTTGCCCGCATCATCTGAAAAGGGACATGCATCAGTCCGAACAAAATTCCGACAACTATAATGCCCAGCCATTTATTGCCAATCAAACCTTGGATCCTCGTTTGCAAAAATCCTCTGAATACCAATTCTTCTACTAATGCTATACATATGAGATAATATAAGAAGCTCCATAACAAATCAAACAAATCAGGATTTACAGTTTTACCGCTGCTGATGGGTCCTGATATATTCAGCAGCGTGAAAGGTATTGAACCTATGATTCCAATTACAACTGACCTTCCCGCCTTTTCCATCTTTATGCCAATGCTCCTGATGCTCTGTTTTCTGAGCTTGAGGATTATAAAAAGAGGTATGAGGTTTATCAAAACATAAGGAAAATAAAAAACAAGCCGGAATAATGTCTTGCTGCTGAAATAGCTTCCCAGGCTTTGATATATTTGCGTTTTAAACACTAGCAGCCCAAATAGCAGCATCAATACAATGTAGAATGCATAATATATGATGCTGTAAACTCCATCCTGCCTGTCAACTGATTTCTTGGTTTCCTCATCGAAATTTATTCTAAGCAACTGTATCAATCTCAAATCATTGCCCCCTTACAAATCTATATATTCACATATAGGACCTCGTTTTAGTTTGATTCTGTCAGCTTCTGCTGATCATTAAAGGATGTCGATGTCAGAACAACAGCCGTATTATCATAGGGATAAGTACCTATTCTTTTTACCGGCTAAATCTCATCAAACGCCATCTTTGCCACTTCTTATTTTCATTATCCGTATAACTTACCTCTCACAGCAGCTATCCAGCACAAATATTTTATATGCTTAATTATTTATAACATGCCATACAGCAATAAGTTAACATATGAAGTATACCATATTTATACTTGAATTGATACCACTATATAAATGTATCCTTCCTCTGTATCAATACCGATAATTTCTGATATAATTTATATAGTTTATATAATGAGGCTGAAGGATGCTCTGTATTTACAGGCAGCGGACATCCACCGCTTACAGCATATGATACCTATGCCTCCCACATAGTCGAAAAGCATGCTGCGATAGGGAGCAATCGCTTCCGTTGCTGCAAAACAACAAAGACAATAAGCAGGAAAGGATATGTAAAATGAAAAAAATTCAGAAAGTATATTTGTCAGGCCTTGGAGCCATAGGAAGCTCTTATGCAGGCAAATTGCATGATATGGACCCGGACAGTATAAGGATTATTGCCGACAGGGAACGAATAGAGCGTTATACCAAGAATGGAATTGCCATAAACGGCAAGGTATATAATTTTCAATACCTGGCGCCTGAAGAGGATGCAGCTCCGGCAGATTTGATAATCATAGCTGTAAAGCAGCATCACCTGGAACAGGCTATAAAGGACATCAGTAATTTTATAGGGGATGATACTATAATTCTCTCCCTCCTGAACGGCATATCCAGCGAGGAAATATTGGGCCGGACCTTCGGTATGGAAAAAATCCTCTACTCCTTCTGCGTATCTACGGATTCTGTGAGAATAGGTACTCAAGTCAAATATTCTGTTCTGGGTACCATCGTATTCGGCGAAAAGACAAATAAAGAATATTCCCAAAAAGTCCTGGCCGTAAAAGACCTGTTTGACAGGGCACAGATTCCCTATTCCATCCCTGAGGACATGATCCGAGAGCAATGGTGGAAATTCATGATGAACGTTGGCTTAAACCAGGTTTCAGCTATTTTGCGCGCTCCCTACGGAGTGTTTCAGAAGGTAAAAGAAGCCCGGGAGCTGATGGAGATGGCATGCAATGAAGTCATCGACATTGCAACCAAAATAGGAATCAACCTTACAAGGGATGATATAGACAAATACTTCAAAATTATAGATACCCTCTCCCCCAACGGCAAAACCTCCATGCTGCAGGATGTGGAAGCACACAGAAAGACAGAGGTGGAGATTTTTGCCGGCACGGTAATTGAACTAGGCCAAAAATATGGTATCCTGACGCCAGTAAACAATATGCTGTATAAAATGATCCGGGCTATGGAACAGGCATACAATTAACTGCTGACAGGAGACGGCAGTCATGTCAAAAATATACATTATATGGCAGCAATGAGAATAAATTATTGGGTGTGATGATAATAGCAGGTATAAATGTTAATCAAATTGTGCTGGCAGTTCTTATATTACTGAATATTTATGGTTTTTCCATGGCAGGCTTGGACAAAAGCAGGGCACGAAAGAAATTGTGGCGCATACCGGAGCAAAGTTTTTTTGCAGTTTCCCTTCTGGGAGGCAGCATTGGGGTTTATCTGGGGCTTTTATTTTTCAGGCATAAAACGCGGCATAAGCATTTTATGCTTGGAATACCTGCTATTATAATAATCCAGGTTCTAGCAGCATTATATTTGCTTGATTTTACATTGTTTTAGTACTATTTAGAACATTTTTCTAAAAATCATTGAATATGGACAGTAAGTATATTATTATGTAAATATCATAGGCGAGTGACTATTGATAAATACCTTATAAAAATTGTTCATTCAGAGGAGATCACTGGTTTTGAGTAACGATAATATATTTTTTAAAAGCAGGCCTCTGCCGGATGAGGAATTTTTACCCACGATGAGCTTATTTGAATGCCCTCAAATGTATATCACCATCTCTAACAAAAATTTCTCTTTTGCATCAAAAGGTTCTCATGCTCATGATGGATATGAGTTTATTATTTCTAACAGCTATATGCCCCATTTAGGTGTTGACAGCAAGTCCTTCTGCTGCTCTAAAAACGAAATTTTGGCTATCAACCCCGGTCAGCAGCATGGACCTTTGGACAGAATTGACAATGCATATTTTCATGGAGCCATGGTAAGTAGAAAGCTCATGGAAGAAACTGCTTATTCTATCTATGGCAAAAGCAATGTGCAGTTTAAAAATGAAGTATCAGCTGCAAGCAGTCTGTTACGCAATCTGATGGGCATGTTTGTTTCAGAAGCAAAAATGCCTCAAGCCGGAACTTCCATCATCCTTACCAGTCTGAGCTGTCACATCGCTGCATTGCTTCTTCGGGAGCTAAAAAGTAATATGCCCTGCACCGAAAAATTGATTAACAGCATAGAAGCGAGAA encodes the following:
- a CDS encoding phosphodiester glycosidase family protein is translated as MESKKEVKKNRFLWGRLALFLLFQAVLFSITFPLLVFYGPFDNVKAMVVGMSINSSKFQFVARTFLPEEEIVEILKSSYAVDPTARGEKVRRLEFGENHSDRIEVFDIQGKDFKGKMMVIYDPTSIEVGYSEKMPVSGETTSSIARRNNAVAAINGGGFTDNGWVGTGGSPMGYIIHKGEVIYNQSGSEKVRMDTAAFTEDGMLIVGMHSIEELKKYNVKEGISFGPPLVVNGKPTITTGDGGWGIAPRTAIGQRKNGEVLFLVVDGRSIESVGATLKDVQDILIKYGAVNAVNLDGGSSTTMFFNGEVINKPADRLGERKIPTAFIVVPKSRGDFE
- a CDS encoding putative ABC transporter permease, which gives rise to MIRYKRFFLYGFTGWGIEVFWTGLGSLLSGDKNLSSYTSLWMFFIYGLAIFLEPIHDIIQDWKWPLRGLVWVVIIWGIEYATGMLLRDLLGVQPWYYTGPFAVDSLVRLDFAPAWFVAGLLFERGHRALDAYGIA
- a CDS encoding D-alanyl-D-alanine carboxypeptidase family protein yields the protein MMRKKIMLKISALIFLLFFVSSQLCFADDTIRNNANIAPEAGNIPDILENANVDINARSAILVDTAKWQTLYAKNANEKLHISTANKIMTTLIVIEKVNLYDKVTISKEASDAEGSILHLEAGEKYSVEDLLYALMLKSANDAANALAEYTAGDVEKFVQMMNAKAQELKLNDTVFNNPTGLYDEKQYTTASDLSVLMKYALSNPTFNNIFSTPIKLWFYSDSSTVLKSQNKLFWSYNGTDGGKLGYNEKDKQSLISTATKNNRRLMAIVLESSEETVYTDAETLLEYGFTNFKSGILVSKGQILKRQQVGDKTINLVSGESVYYTYPIGSDYIKSINIKVVDEITLPVTKSNPLGVATYVLADDTTINVNLYSDTEIYPPQSMKSRFLNTLMENKDILYLIAGLLVLEVLVIIFNIIRAIRRKFVARKQN
- a CDS encoding serine hydrolase; translation: MRYNRYLSSPIRAKKRKLKRKRLLLALILFTLLITSVYAVFDNEILDRLKGGFLIAFENDRDGEKRQDTKDDTYETTGNGDDAAMSQSNAAMKLEARITRKAEGDLQEKGFTIEPKPMDTSVIKRELENYIEGFEGQYGIHFYSLYDRSEFGINDTDEYDAASTAKLPLILLIYKKVEKGYINLDDILTYTKEDYSEGTGVIRYVDFGKKYTVRELAKLSIEESDNVATNMLKRLIGGEKVYREFMKQSGGIVVDYDRNISCPKDMSLYLKMVYDFYKENEELGGELMEYLQNTAFNDRLNKLLPPNVKVAHKVGTQVRAVHDVGIIYAEKPYILSVMSKDVDEAEAPDVIANISEKVYKFVAGN
- a CDS encoding cyclic-di-AMP receptor → MKLVFAIVHDDDERKVMDELNKNGFSATKLASTGGFLRSGNTTLLVGVDDDKVTKVIDIITKKSKSRKQAVTPASTFSGMGRMFMPRTSSNYMEESSLASDGTDEALTEYPAEVVVGGATIFVVNVERFEKV
- the dapB gene encoding 4-hydroxy-tetrahydrodipicolinate reductase codes for the protein MIRVCIVGLGRTGKEIARVFLEQDDIKVVAAVCSAGSPKKGKDLGEVIGCGKTGILIDSCDNLQQIVFRTRPDVVVDFSNPEATIKNAKLFAKMKVNIVIGTTGFSKISMMKLFVLSRKYRNGIVYAPNITLGVNVLMLMSNLMANILSNYDFQVTEVHHKHKKDAPSGTAIKLANEIKKGLVSSGSDSSEIDVPINAVRAGGVVGKHEVMIVGEEDKIEISHESFSRKAFALGALRAVKFIYKKTGYFEMSDVLNLRKALNDYLEKEKSISKNRMMHYMDGKKGVHEEANQV
- a CDS encoding iron-containing alcohol dehydrogenase translates to MLNFEFYTPTKVYFGKDTHRKVGEIIKKYGFKKILLHYGGGSIKRIGLYDQVVQDLKDNGIDFVELGGVQPNPKVSLVRIGAELCKKENVEMVLAVGGGSVIDSAKVIAISALTDIDPWEFSAGNAKPDKALPVGTILTLAASGSEMSSSAVITNEDKLLKRGFNSEFNRPLFSIMNPELTYTVDKFQTGCGIVDIMMHTMERYFTSTKDVDLTDRIAEGLLKAVIRAGEIAIKNPRDYEARATLMWAGSLSHNDLTGAGRESFLRCHQLEHELSGMYDFVAHGAGLSIIFPAWAKYVYKHNVEKFCQFAVRVWNIDMNFENPEETALKGILATEDYFRSIGMPVRLSELNISDEKFEEMAEKCTHYGKRVISGYVPLGKKEIIEVFELCR
- a CDS encoding CPBP family intramembrane glutamic endopeptidase, with protein sequence MRLIQLLRINFDEETKKSVDRQDGVYSIIYYAFYIVLMLLFGLLVFKTQIYQSLGSYFSSKTLFRLVFYFPYVLINLIPLFIILKLRKQSIRSIGIKMEKAGRSVVIGIIGSIPFTLLNISGPISSGKTVNPDLFDLLWSFLYYLICIALVEELVFRGFLQTRIQGLIGNKWLGIIVVGILFGLMHVPFQMMRANMPIFEFIMYDMPHLITTCIIHVYLVFLYTRDNNILAPTIAHAIINFSYDIFV